The DNA region GGGAATGTCCAGGTCCATCTTGTCCGTCGGAAGGCCTACGGCTACAACACGAGCGCCTGCCTTGACCACGTCAATCGCCTGGTTGAACGGCTTCTTGGCCACGGCGGTAACGACAGTGGCGTCAAGGCCGGCTCCGTTGGTCAGCTCCTTGGCTTTGTCGGCCGGATTCTCCTTCAGGCTGTTCACGGCATAATCCGCACCGACACTAAGCGCCAGCTCCAGCTTCTCGTCGCTAATATCGAAAGCCACTACTTTGGCATTGAATACGTGCTTCGCGTATTGCACGGCGAGGTTGCCCAAGCCGCCGATACCGAAGATGCCAATCCACTGTCCGGGCTGGATGCCGCTGACCTTAACCGCCTTGTAGGTCGTCACCCCGGCGCATGTGACGCTGGTCGCAGCGGCCGGGTCGAGCTGCTCCGGTACTTTGACCGCGTAATCCGCCCTGACGATGCATTGCTCCGCCATCGCGCCGTCTACGGTATATCCCGCATTTTTGACCTCTCTGCACAGCGTTT from Paenibacillus macerans includes:
- the adhP gene encoding alcohol dehydrogenase AdhP — translated: MKAAVVTKDQNVHIEDKQLRPLKHGEALVQMEYCGVCHTDLHVKNADFGDVTGRVLGHEGIGRVVELGEGVTNLRVGDRVSIAWLFESCGRCEYCLTGRETLCREVKNAGYTVDGAMAEQCIVRADYAVKVPEQLDPAAATSVTCAGVTTYKAVKVSGIQPGQWIGIFGIGGLGNLAVQYAKHVFNAKVVAFDISDEKLELALSVGADYAVNSLKENPADKAKELTNGAGLDATVVTAVAKKPFNQAIDVVKAGARVVAVGLPTDKMDLDIPRLVLDGIQVIGSLVGTREDLKEAFRFAAEGKVVPIVSKRPIEDINHIFEEMEEGKIQGRMVIDFTSSSQ